Below is a genomic region from Pseudomonas sp. JQ170C.
GGAAACAGAAGCTGCAGAACCGCCTGTTCGGCACCCTGCTGATCGGCTTCGGGGCGCGCCTGGTGCTGCTGCGCGAGCTTGGCGGGTGACGATTTGCGCTGATTTTCACTGCGACCATGGTCCAATCTATGACTGGGCGTTCCCGATCCGCACGGGATGTATTATCGTGGCTGCGTGCGCTATTTCAGCCGCCTGAGCCATCAGGCATATGCCAACCATTCGAGGGTGCCATGAGTAACGAAAGCATTAACTGGGACAAGCTGGGCTTCGACTACATCAAGACCGACAAGCGCTACCTGTCCTACTTCCGTAACGGCGAGTGGGACAAGGGCACCCTGACCGAAGACAACCAGCTGCACATCAGCGAAGGCTCGACCGCGCTGCATTATGGCCAGCAGTGCTTTGAAGGCATGAAGGCGTACCGCTGCAAGGATGGTTCGATCAACCTCTTCCGCCCTGACCAGAACGCCCTGCGCATGCAGCGCAGCTGCGACCGCCTGCTGATGCCACGCGTGCCTACCGATGTGTTCATCGAGGCCTGCAAACAAGTGGTCAAGGCCAACGAGCGCTTCGTGCCGCCGTATGGCAAGGGCGCCCTGTACCTGCGTCCGTTCGTGATCGGCGTCGGCGACAACATCGGCGTGCGTACCGCGCCGGAGTTCATCTTCTCGATCTTCGCGATTCCGGTCGGTTCGTACTTCAAGGGCGGCATGACCCCGCACAAGTTCCTGATCTCCGATTACGACCGCGCCGCGCCACAAGGCACCGGTGCCGCCAAGGTCGGCGGCAACTACGCAGCCAGTCTGCAACCCGGCTACAACGCCAAGCAGGCCGGTTTTGCCGACTGCATCTACCTTGACCCGCTGACCCACACCAAGATCGAAGAAGTCGGTTCGGCCAACTTCTTCGGTATCACCGCCAACAACGAGTTCATCACGCCGAAGTCCGCTTCGGTGCTGCCAGGCATCACCCGCCTGTCGCTGATGGAACTGGCGCAATCGCGCCTGGGCCTGACGGTGATCGAAGGCGACGTGCTGATCAACAACCTCGGCCTGTTCAAGGAAGCCGGTGCCTGCGGTACCGCGGCAGTGATCACCCCGATCGGCGGCATCCAGTACGACGGCAAGCTGCACGTGTTCTACAGCGAAACCGAAGTGGGCCCGGTGACCCAGAAGCTCTATCAGGAGCTGACCGGCATTCAGAGCGGCGACATCGAAGGCCCGGCGGGCTGGATCGTCAAGGTCTGATGAGCTGACAACTTCGCGGGGCAAGCCCGCTCCTACCGGGGCGGGCTTGTCTGGCGATCATGAATTTTTCTTTAACCCGGGCACCGCCTATTCTTTGGCACAATCAGGTCTCTACTCGCCGCCCAGGTAATAGCATGCCCCGCGTACTGACTATCGAAGACGATGCGGTCACCGCACAAGAGATCGTCGCCGAACTTTCCAGCCATGGCCTGGAAGTGGATTGGGCCGACAACGGCCGTGAAGGCCTGGCCAAGGCCATTGCCGGCGGCTACGACCTGATCACCCTGGACCGCATGCTCCCCGAGCTCGACGGCCTGACCATCGTCACGACCCTGCGCAACCTCAAGATCGCCACGCCAATCCTGATGATCAGCGCTCTCTCGGATGTCGACGAACGGGTACGCGGCCTGCGTGCCGGTGGCGACGACTACCTGACCAAACCCTTTGCCTCCGACGAAATGGCCGCCCGCGTAGAAGTGCTGCTGCGGCGCAACAGCGTGCCCCTGGCGCAGACCCGCCTGCAGGTCGGCGACCTGGAGCTGGACCTGATCAGCCACGAGGCGCGGCGCGGCGAGCACACCCTGAACTTGCTGCCCACCGAGTACAAGTTGCTGGAATTTCTCATGCGCCATGCCGGCCAGGTGATTACCCGGATGATGATCTTCGAGGAAGTCTGGGGTTATCACTTCGACCCCGGCACCAACCTGATCGACGTGCATATCGGCCGCTTGCGCAAGAAGATCGACGCCGCCGGCCAGACCCCGCTGATTCGGACCGTGCGGGGCTCGGGCTATGCCATTGCCGAACCCGTCTAAGGGCTGGAGCTCGTCCACCAGCCGCCTGCTTGCGCTGTACAGTTTTCTATTCGTGGCCTGGAGCAGCATCCTCATGGGGGTGCTGTACTTCGAGGTCTCGGGCTACCTGAACAAACTCACCCGCCACTCGCTGCTGCAGCGCCAACACTTGTTCGCGCACATGAGCGGCAAACAGCTCGACGATGCCCTGATCGCCAGCCAAGCCTTCGAGGAGCGCAGCTTCGACGCCTACGGCCTGTTCGATGCGCAGTTCAATCCTCTCGGCGGGCAGATCCGCCAGGTGCCGGCCGACCTGGGCCTGGACGGCAAGATCCATGAGCTGAACCGCTGCCTGGATGCTGACGACCCACACCTGCCCCGCGACAGCTGCGACGCGGTGGCCATCAAGGTCCGTGATGGCCGCTGGCTGCTGCTGGTGCGCGACAACGGCTCACTGTTCGTGGTCACCCGCATCATCCTGCATGCCCTGCTGTGGGGCCTGTCGTTGACCATCATTCCCGGCATCGCCGGCTGGTACCTGCTGCGCCGCCGGCCGCTCAAGCGTATTCGCGCGATCCAGGACACCGCCGAGCAGATCGTCGCCGGCGACCTGACCCGGCGCCTGCCGCTGTCGTCGCGGCGCGACGAGCTGGACATGCTGGCGGCCATCGTCAATGCCATGCTCGACCGCATCGAGCGGCTGATGCACGAGGTCAAGGGCGTGTGCGACAACATTGCCCACGACCTGCGCACGCCACTGACCCGCCTGCGCGCCCAGCTCTACCGTATCCGCCAACAGGCCGGTGACGACTCGCCCCAGGCCGAGGCGCTGGAGCAGGCCATCGGCGAAACCGACACACTGATGGCGCGCTTTCGCGGCTTGCTCCGCATCAGCGAACTGGAAGACCGCCAGCGTCGCGCCGGGTTTGTCGAACTCGACCTGCGCGCCCTGCTGCTGGAGATGCATGATTTCTACCTGCCGCTGGCCGAGGATGGCGAGATTCAACTGAGCCTTGAAGTGCCTGAACAGCTGCCACCCCTGCATGGCGATCGCGAGCTGCTGTTTGAAGCCCTGGCCAATTTGCTGGGCAACGCCATCAAGTTCACCCCGGCCGGCGGCCAGGTGCGAATGCGCGCCAGCAGCGATGCGCAGGGTGTGCAGATTGCGGTTGAGGACAGCGGACCGGGGATTCCCGAGGACGAGCGCGATGCGGTGTTGAAGCGCTTTTATCGCAGTGAGGAAGGCCATCGGCACCCGGGGTTCGGGCTGGGCTTGTCAATCGTTGCGGCGATCGTTGACTTGCATGGCTTTGGCTTGGAGGTGGGGAGCAGCGCGTTGGGCGGGGCGAAGTTGGTGGTGCATTGTCGAACCACATCGCGGGGCTAGCCCGCTCCTACCGTGTAGGAGCGGGCTAGCCCCGCGATGGATCAGTCAGCCAGACGCCAGGTGGTCTCGCCCTTCTTGTCTTCCAGCACGACACCCATCGCCGCCAGCTGATCGCGAATCCGGTCGGACTCGCCCCAGTTCTTGTCGGCACGGGCCTGCAGGCGCGCCTGGATCAGGGCTTCGACTTCAGCCGCATCCACCTTGCCTTCGGCACCGGCACGCAGGAAGTCGTCGGCATCCAGTTGCAGCACACCGAGCAGGTCACCCAGCTCACGCAGGCGACCGGCAAGGCCAGCCGCGACCTCAGGCTCGCTGTCGCGCAGGCGGTTGATCTCGCGCACCAGGTCAAACAGCACGGCGCACGCCTCGGGGGTGCCGAAGTCGTCGTTCATCGCCAGGGTGAAGCGGTCGACGTAGGTCTCGCCCCCCTTCGCCTCGACCCGCGGCAAGCCGCGCAGGGCGTGGTAGAAACGCTCCAGGGCACCCTTGGACTCGCGCAGGCTGTCTTCGGAGTAGTTGATCGAGCTGCGGTAGTGGCTCGACACCAGCAGGTAGCGGACCACCTCCGGGTGATACTTGTCGAGCACGTCGCGAATGGTGAAGAAGTTGTTCAAGGACTTGGACATCTTCTCGCCATTGATGCGAATCATGCCGCAGTGCATCCACGAGTTGGCGTACTGCTTGCCGGTGGCGGCCTCGCTCTGGGCGATCTCGTTCTCGTGGTGCGGGAACTCCAGGTCGTTGCCACCGCCGTGGATGTCGAAGCTTTCGCCCAGGCAGCAGGTGGACATCACCGAGCACTCGATGTGCCAGCCCGGACGGCCCGGACCCCATGGCGATTCCCAGCTCGGCTCGCCCGGTTTTACGCCCTTCCACAGGACGAAATCGAGCGGGTCCTGCTTGGCCTCGTCGACCTCGATCCGCGCACCGATGCGCAGGTCTTCGATCTTCTTGCGCGACAGCTTGCCGTAGCCGACGAACTTGCCGACGCGGTAGTACACGTCGCCATTGCCCGGTGCGTAGGCGTAGCCCTTGTCGATCAGGGTCTGGATCATCGCGTGCATGCCGGCGATATGGTCGGTGGCACGTGGCTCCTGGTCCGGCGGCAGGATGTTCAGGCGGCGCTCGTCTTCGTGCATCGCGTCGATCATGCGGGCGGTCAGCGCGTCGAACGACTCGCCGTTCTCGTTGGCCCGGTTGATGATCTTGTCGTCGATGTCGGTGATGTTGCGCACGTAGGTCAGGTCGTAGCCGCTGTAACGCAGCCAGCGGGTGACCAGGTCGAAGGCGACCATGCTGCGGCCGTGGCCCAGGTGGCAGTAGTCGTACACGGTCATGCCGCAGACGTACATGCGCACCTTGTTGCCTTCGAGCGGTTTGAAGACTTCCTTGGTTTTGCTAAGCGTGTTGTAGATGGTAAGCACGAGCGTTCCTCAGCTGCCCCACGAATCGCGCAGGGTCACAGTCCGGTTGAATACCGGGCGACCCGGCTGGGAGTCTTTCAGGTCGGCGCAGAAGTAGCCTTCGCGCTCGAACTGGAAGCGGTCTTCTGGCTGGGCCTGGCCCAGGGAAGGTTCCGCACGACAACCGGTGAGGACCTGCAGCGAATCGGGATTGATGTTGTCGAGGAAGGTGCCGCCATCGTCGGTCTTCTCGGGGTTGGCCGAGCGGAACAGACGATCGTACAGGCGCACTTCGCACTCGACGCTGGCCGCCGCCGGCACCCAGTGGATCACGCCCTTGACCTTGCGGCCTTCAGGGTTCTTGCCCAGGGTTTCCGGATCGTAGGAGCAGCGCAGCTCGACGATGTTGCCGTCGGCGTCCTTGATGGCCTCGTCGGCGCGGATCACATAGCTGCCGCGCAGACGCACTTCACCGGCCGGTTCCAGGCGCTTGTAGCCCTTTGGCGGCTCTTCCATGAAGTCGTCGCGGTCGATGTAGAGCTCGCGGGCGAACGGCAGTACGCGCACGCCCATGTCTTCTTTGGGGTGGCGCGGCAGTTCGAGGTTCTCGACCTGGCCTTGCGGATAGTTGGTGATGACCACTTTCAGCGGGCGCAGCACGCACATGGCGCGTGGCGCGGTGCGGTCGAGGTCTTCGCGGATGCTGAATTCGAGCATCGACATATCGACCACGCCGTCGGAACGGTTGGTGCCGATCATTTCGCAGAAGTTGCGGATCGAGGCCGGGGTGTAGCCGCGGCGACGGAAGCCCGACAGGGTCGACATGCGCGGGTCGTCCCAGCCGTTGACGTGCTGCTCGTCGACCAGTTGCTTGAGCTTGCGCTTGCTGGTGATGGTGTAGTTCAGGTTCAGGCGGCTGAACTCGTACTGGCGCGGCTTGGCCGGCACCGGCAGGTGGTCCAGGAACCACTCGTACAGCGGACGATGGCCCTCGAACTCCAGGGTGCAAATGGAGTGGGTGATGCCTTCGATGGCGTCCGACTGACCGTGGGTGAAGTCGTAGTTCGGGTAGATGCACCACTTGTCACCGGTCTGGTGGTGGTGGGCATGGCGAATGCGATAGAGGATCGGATCGCGCATGTTCATGTTTGGCGAAGCCATGTCGATCTTGGCGCGCAGCACGCGCTCGCCGTCCTTGAACTCGCCGGCCTTCATGCGCGCGAACAGGTCCAGGTTCTCCTCGACCGAACGCTCGCGGAACGGGCTGTTCTTGCCAGGTTCGGTCAGGTTGCCACGGTATTCCTTGGACTGCTCGGGGGTCAGGTCGCAGACGTAGGCATCGCCGGCCTTGATCAGCTCCACGGCCCAGTCGTGCAGTTGGTCGAAGTACTCCGAGGCGTAGCGCACCGGGCCGGTCCACTCGAAACCCAGCCACTTGACGTCGCTCTGGATGGCGTCGATGTACTCCTGGTCTTCTTTGGCCGGGTTGGTGTCATCGAAACGCAGGTGACAGGCTCCGCCGAACTCCTGGGCCAGGCCGAAGTTCACGCAGATCGACTTGGCATGGCCGATGTGCAGGTAACCGTTGGGCTCTGGCGGGAAACGGGTGACGATGCTGCTGTGCTTGCCCGAGTCCAGGTCGGCCTGCACGATCGGACGCAGGAAGTTCGCAGGGACGGCGGGCGCGCCTTTGGCAGCGGCGTTGGGAGCGGTGTCGGCAGTGGGCTTGCTCATAGGATCCTTGAAATACGGGTACACGGCCTGGGTAGGCCGACTGAATCAAAGCGCTTATCATAGCCGAAGCGGTCGAGCTGCCGACAGCGCCCTGCCGACAAACTGGCGGGATATTCGACCGGCAATGCAAAAAAACTGCCGCGAGCCACGTATCGCGGGTTGTAGACTGTGCGTCAGGTTTACATCGCGTTGCGGCGCGACCCTATTTCAAATGCCTTGAAAGAGCGAATTCCAGCATGTCCAAAGTCAAACTGAGCACCAACCACGGCGACATCATCCTGCAACTGGACGCCGAAAAGGCCCCTAAAACTGTCGAGAACTTCGTTCAGTACGTTAAAGAAGGCCACTACGACAACACCGTGTTCCACCGTGTGATCAAGGGCTTCATGATTCAGGGCGGCGGTTTCGAGCCAGGCATGAGCCAGAAGAAAACCCGCGCCAGCATCCAGAACGAAGCGGACAACGGCCTGAAGAACACCAAGTACAGCATCGCCATGGCCCGTACCATGGAGCCGCATTCGGCCTCGGCGCAGTTCTTCATCAACGCCTCCAACAACGATTTCCTCAACCACAGCGGCAAGAACGTGCAGGGCTGGGGCTACGCGGTGTTCGGTGAAGTGACCGAAGGCCAGGACATCGTCGACAAGATCGAAGGCGTTGCCACCGGCTCCAAGTCCGGTCACCAGGACGTGCCGAAGGACGACGTGATCATCGAGAAAGCCGAGATCATTGAGTGATACTGCTGATCTCTGATCTGCACTTGCAAGAAGAACGCCCGGACATAACCCGGGCGTTTCTTGATCTGCTCGACGGACGTGCCCGCCACGCCCGGGCGCTGTACATCCTCGGTGATTTCTTCGAGGCCTGGATCGGCGACGACGCCATGTCGCCCTTTCAGACCCGCATCTGCCAGGCCCTGCGCGCCTTGAGCGACAGCGGCACGCAGGTGTTCCTGATGCACGGCAACCGCGACTTCCTGATCGGCGAGGCCTTCTGCCAGGCCGCAGGCGCAACCCTGCTGGCTGACCCCAGCGTGGTCGAGATGGGCGGTGAGCCGGTGCTGCTGATGCATGGCGACAGCCTGTGCACCCTGGACCTGGCCTACATGAAGATGCGCCGCTACCTGCGCAACCCCGTCAGCCTTTGGATCCTGCGGCACCTGCCGCTGAGCACCCGACAAAAACTGGCGCGCAAGCTGCGCAGCGAAAGCCGGGCGCAAACGCGGATGAAGGCCACCGACATCGTCGACGTGACCCCGGAGGAAGTGCCGCGGATCATGGCCCAGTACGGCGTGCGCACCCTGGTGCATGGGCACACTCATCGTCCGGCGATTCACAAGCTGGTGGTCGACGGTCAACCGGCGCGGCGCATCGTGCTGGGCGACTGGGACCGTCAGGGCTGGGCGCTGGAGGTGGATGAGCAAGGGTTTCAACTGCAGCCCTTTGCTTTTGCGTCCTAGTTGATCGCGGGGCAAGCCCGCTCCTACCGGTAGGAGCGGGCTTGTCCCGCGATTGCTCAATGCCCCGCCGACGCAGGCCCGGCCTTGGCCGCAAACGGCGGCTTGGCCAGCCACACCAACAGAATCAACCCCGCAAACACCCAGCCCATCAGGGTGAAGTAATCCACTGTCGACATCATGTACGCCTGACTGCTGAGCATGCGCTCCAGCTGCGCATACGACTGCCCGTTCGCCCCACCCAGGTGATTGAGCGCATCACGGGTAGCCGGCTCATAGGTGCTGATACTCTCGCTCAAATAAGCATGGTGCTGGTCGGCCCGGCGAATCCAGATCCAGGTGGTCAACGAGGCGGCGAAGCTGCCTCCCAGGGTCCGCAGGAAGGTCGCCAGGCCCGAACCATCGGCAATCTGGTGCGGCGGCAGGTCCGAAAGCAGGATGCTCAAGGTCGGCATGAAGAACAGCGCCACGCCAATGCCCATGAACAACTGCACCAGGGCGATGTGCTGGAAGTCCACCTCATTGGTGAAGCCGGCGCGCATGAAACAACTGGTGCCGATCGCCAGGAAGGCCAGGCCCGCGAGCAGGCGCAGGTCAAAGGTGTGCGCGTACTTGCCGACAAAGGGCGACATCAGCACTGGCAACAAGCCGATCGGCGCCACGGCCAACCCGGCCCAGGTGGCGGTGTAGCCCATCTGGGTCTGCAGCCATTGCGGCAAAATCAGGTTGATGCCGAAAAAGCCCGCATACCCCAACACCAGCACGATGGTGCCGATGCGAAAGTTGCGGTGCACGAACAGCCGCAGGTTGACCACCGGGTGCTTGTCGGTCAGCTCCCAAATGATGAACACGGCAATGAACACCACCGATATCAGGCTGCCGATGACGATGAAGTTCGACTCGAACCAATCCAGGTCGTTGCCTTTGTCCAGCACGATCTGCAAGGCGCCAACGCCGATGATCAGGCACAGCAGACCGACGTAGTCCATGGGCTGGCGGCTGGTGCTGACGGGGCGCGTGCGCATCTGCTGGCGCACCACCGCCGCGGCGAACAGGCCGATGGGCACGTTGATGAAGAAGATCCACGGCCAGCTGTAGCTGTCGGTGATCCAGCCGCCAAGAATGGGGCCGGCAATCGGCGCCACCACGGTGACCATCGCCAGCAAGGCCAGGGCCATGCCCCGTTTGGCTGGCGGATAGACAGCAATGAGCAGGGTCTGGGTCATCGGGTACAGCGGGCCTGCAACGATGCCTTGCAGCACACGAAAGCCGACCAGCTCCGGCATCGACCGGGCAATACCGCACAGGAACGAGGCCAGCACGAACAGCAGCGTGGCCCAGATGAACAGCTTCACCTCACCGAAGCGCCGGCTCAACCAGCCGGTCAGCGGCAAGGCGATGGCGTTGCTCACCGCGAACGAGGTAATCACCCAGGTGCCCTGCTCCACGCTCACCCCCAGGTTGCCGGCAATGGTCGGCAGCGCCACGTTGGCGATGGTGGTGTCGAGCACCTGCATGAAGGTCGCGAGCGACAGGCCGATGGTGGTCAGCAGCAGGCTCGGCGGCGTGAATGACGCGGTGTTGCTCATCGCACGGCCGTCTTGCTGGCCGCCGCACTGTTGTCATGGATCAAGCGAGTGATCATGGCGTCGGCTTCGACCAATTGGCGGTCATACACCTTGGTGGTGAACGAGGCCTTCTGCGGCGGCAACTGGGCCAGCACCGGGCCGCTCTGGTCATGCAGGTCGACCGTGACCTGGGTCGACAGGCCGATGCGCAGCGGATGCGCCGCCAACTGCTCGGCGTTGATATGGATGCGTACCGGCACCCGCTGGACGATCTTGATCCAGTTGCCGGTGGCGTTCTGCGCCGGCAACAAGGCAAAGGCGCTGCCGGTACCGGCCCCCAGGCTGTCGATGGTGCCGCTGTACTTGACCTCGCTGCCGTAGAGGTCGGCAACGATATCCACCGGCTGGCCGATGCGCATGTTGCGTAGCTGGGTTTCCTTGAAGTTGGCGTCGATCCACAGCTGATCCAGCGGGATCACGGCCATCGTCGCAGTCCCCGGCTCCAGGCGCTGGCCCAGTTGCACGGTACGCTTGGCCACATAGCCGGTCACCGGCGCCACCAGGGTTGTACGGGCAGCGGCCAGATAGGCCTGGCGCAGTTGGGCGGCGGCGGCCATGACTTCAGGGTGCGACGACACCACGGTGTCATCGACCAGCGCGGTGGTGGTGTTGAGCTGCTGACGGGCATTGATCAGGGCGTTCTGGGCCGAGGCCAGGTCGTCACGGGCGTGGGACAGCTCTTCCAGCGAAATCGCCCCGCCAGCGGCCAGGGTCTTGCGGCGGGTGTAGTTCTCCTGGGCCTTGGTCTGCTCGGCCTGCCGCGCCGCGACCTGGGCCTTCATCCCGTCGACATTGCTGTACAGCCCGCGCACCCGGCGTACCGCTCGGGCCAGATCGGCCTGGGCCGCCTGCAAGCCGATTTCGGCATCGCTGGGATCGAACTCGATCAGCACCTGGCCTTCATGCACCAGGTCGCCATCATCGGCGCCGATACTGACCACGGTGCCGGTCACCAACGGGGTGATTTCCACCACGTTGCCATTGACGTAGGCGTCGTCGGTCTCTTCATTCCAGCGCCCGTACAGCTCATGCCAGGCCCAGACAGCGGCGCCGAGCACGACGATCAGCAACAGAAGGCCGAGCAGCCAGGTCTTGCGCTTGCGCTGGTTGTTGAGGTCCTGCGTGGCGTCAGCAGGCTCCGGGGTGTTGGCAATGGCCATGTCGAATACCTTGGCTTACGCGTTTTCTGAAGGGGAAGGCCGGGCTGCGGCAGTGCGCAGGGCCGTCAGGGTGTCACCGGCGGCCAGCAGGACCTTGGTCAGCAAGCCTTCCAGGCTTGCCAGCTCGTCCGGTGCCAATACGCCCAGCAGCTCGTTCATGGCGGTGGCGCCGATGTGCGGCAACTGGTCAGCGAGTTTCTGGCCCTCCTCGCTCAACTCCAGGCGCACCTGGCGGCGATCGTCGGGGCAGCGACGGCGCAAGAGCAGGTCTTTTTGCTCCAGGCGATCGAGCATGCGCGTCATCGAACCGCTGTCCAGGGCCAGGTAGCGGCACAACTCGGCGGGGGTATCGACACCATACTGGGCGACGATGATCAGCACCTTGAACTGCGCGGCGGTCACGCCGAAGGCTTGCAGGTGGCTGTCGAGAATACGGTCCTTGACCAACGCGGCGCGGCCCAGCAACAGGCCAAGGGTGCAAGACTGGAAGTTCTCGGGGGTGTAATGCGGCATGACAGGAATCCCTGCTTAAGCAGTTAGTAACATAATGTTACTGCTCAGGCAGCTAACGTCAAGGCATTAATTAGCTAGCTCATTATTTTCGCGGAACAAGCCCACCCCTACCGATAGGAACGAGCTTGCCCCGCGAACCGCTAATTCAGGCAGGAATACCGCTGTGAAACCGGAACTCTTCATCCGGCGTGCTGATCAGCTCGGCTTCGACCGCCCTGACCTTCTCCACCACACGCTCGATATCAGCCGCATCACCGTACTGGTGCGCCAGCTTCAGGTAGCCCTGGTAGTGCCGCGCCTCACTGTTGAGCAAGCCGTGGTAGAACTTGCCCAGCTCTTCATCCAGGTGCGGCACCAGCGCGGCAAAGCGCTCGCAGCTGCGCGCCTCGATGAAGG
It encodes:
- a CDS encoding branched-chain amino acid aminotransferase, which translates into the protein MSNESINWDKLGFDYIKTDKRYLSYFRNGEWDKGTLTEDNQLHISEGSTALHYGQQCFEGMKAYRCKDGSINLFRPDQNALRMQRSCDRLLMPRVPTDVFIEACKQVVKANERFVPPYGKGALYLRPFVIGVGDNIGVRTAPEFIFSIFAIPVGSYFKGGMTPHKFLISDYDRAAPQGTGAAKVGGNYAASLQPGYNAKQAGFADCIYLDPLTHTKIEEVGSANFFGITANNEFITPKSASVLPGITRLSLMELAQSRLGLTVIEGDVLINNLGLFKEAGACGTAAVITPIGGIQYDGKLHVFYSETEVGPVTQKLYQELTGIQSGDIEGPAGWIVKV
- a CDS encoding response regulator transcription factor translates to MPRVLTIEDDAVTAQEIVAELSSHGLEVDWADNGREGLAKAIAGGYDLITLDRMLPELDGLTIVTTLRNLKIATPILMISALSDVDERVRGLRAGGDDYLTKPFASDEMAARVEVLLRRNSVPLAQTRLQVGDLELDLISHEARRGEHTLNLLPTEYKLLEFLMRHAGQVITRMMIFEEVWGYHFDPGTNLIDVHIGRLRKKIDAAGQTPLIRTVRGSGYAIAEPV
- a CDS encoding sensor histidine kinase, coding for MPLPNPSKGWSSSTSRLLALYSFLFVAWSSILMGVLYFEVSGYLNKLTRHSLLQRQHLFAHMSGKQLDDALIASQAFEERSFDAYGLFDAQFNPLGGQIRQVPADLGLDGKIHELNRCLDADDPHLPRDSCDAVAIKVRDGRWLLLVRDNGSLFVVTRIILHALLWGLSLTIIPGIAGWYLLRRRPLKRIRAIQDTAEQIVAGDLTRRLPLSSRRDELDMLAAIVNAMLDRIERLMHEVKGVCDNIAHDLRTPLTRLRAQLYRIRQQAGDDSPQAEALEQAIGETDTLMARFRGLLRISELEDRQRRAGFVELDLRALLLEMHDFYLPLAEDGEIQLSLEVPEQLPPLHGDRELLFEALANLLGNAIKFTPAGGQVRMRASSDAQGVQIAVEDSGPGIPEDERDAVLKRFYRSEEGHRHPGFGLGLSIVAAIVDLHGFGLEVGSSALGGAKLVVHCRTTSRG
- the cysS gene encoding cysteine--tRNA ligase, whose translation is MLTIYNTLSKTKEVFKPLEGNKVRMYVCGMTVYDYCHLGHGRSMVAFDLVTRWLRYSGYDLTYVRNITDIDDKIINRANENGESFDALTARMIDAMHEDERRLNILPPDQEPRATDHIAGMHAMIQTLIDKGYAYAPGNGDVYYRVGKFVGYGKLSRKKIEDLRIGARIEVDEAKQDPLDFVLWKGVKPGEPSWESPWGPGRPGWHIECSVMSTCCLGESFDIHGGGNDLEFPHHENEIAQSEAATGKQYANSWMHCGMIRINGEKMSKSLNNFFTIRDVLDKYHPEVVRYLLVSSHYRSSINYSEDSLRESKGALERFYHALRGLPRVEAKGGETYVDRFTLAMNDDFGTPEACAVLFDLVREINRLRDSEPEVAAGLAGRLRELGDLLGVLQLDADDFLRAGAEGKVDAAEVEALIQARLQARADKNWGESDRIRDQLAAMGVVLEDKKGETTWRLAD
- a CDS encoding glutamine--tRNA ligase/YqeY domain fusion protein, which encodes MSKPTADTAPNAAAKGAPAVPANFLRPIVQADLDSGKHSSIVTRFPPEPNGYLHIGHAKSICVNFGLAQEFGGACHLRFDDTNPAKEDQEYIDAIQSDVKWLGFEWTGPVRYASEYFDQLHDWAVELIKAGDAYVCDLTPEQSKEYRGNLTEPGKNSPFRERSVEENLDLFARMKAGEFKDGERVLRAKIDMASPNMNMRDPILYRIRHAHHHQTGDKWCIYPNYDFTHGQSDAIEGITHSICTLEFEGHRPLYEWFLDHLPVPAKPRQYEFSRLNLNYTITSKRKLKQLVDEQHVNGWDDPRMSTLSGFRRRGYTPASIRNFCEMIGTNRSDGVVDMSMLEFSIREDLDRTAPRAMCVLRPLKVVITNYPQGQVENLELPRHPKEDMGVRVLPFARELYIDRDDFMEEPPKGYKRLEPAGEVRLRGSYVIRADEAIKDADGNIVELRCSYDPETLGKNPEGRKVKGVIHWVPAAASVECEVRLYDRLFRSANPEKTDDGGTFLDNINPDSLQVLTGCRAEPSLGQAQPEDRFQFEREGYFCADLKDSQPGRPVFNRTVTLRDSWGS
- a CDS encoding peptidylprolyl isomerase — encoded protein: MSKVKLSTNHGDIILQLDAEKAPKTVENFVQYVKEGHYDNTVFHRVIKGFMIQGGGFEPGMSQKKTRASIQNEADNGLKNTKYSIAMARTMEPHSASAQFFINASNNDFLNHSGKNVQGWGYAVFGEVTEGQDIVDKIEGVATGSKSGHQDVPKDDVIIEKAEIIE
- a CDS encoding UDP-2,3-diacylglucosamine diphosphatase translates to MILLISDLHLQEERPDITRAFLDLLDGRARHARALYILGDFFEAWIGDDAMSPFQTRICQALRALSDSGTQVFLMHGNRDFLIGEAFCQAAGATLLADPSVVEMGGEPVLLMHGDSLCTLDLAYMKMRRYLRNPVSLWILRHLPLSTRQKLARKLRSESRAQTRMKATDIVDVTPEEVPRIMAQYGVRTLVHGHTHRPAIHKLVVDGQPARRIVLGDWDRQGWALEVDEQGFQLQPFAFAS
- a CDS encoding DHA2 family efflux MFS transporter permease subunit, producing the protein MSNTASFTPPSLLLTTIGLSLATFMQVLDTTIANVALPTIAGNLGVSVEQGTWVITSFAVSNAIALPLTGWLSRRFGEVKLFIWATLLFVLASFLCGIARSMPELVGFRVLQGIVAGPLYPMTQTLLIAVYPPAKRGMALALLAMVTVVAPIAGPILGGWITDSYSWPWIFFINVPIGLFAAAVVRQQMRTRPVSTSRQPMDYVGLLCLIIGVGALQIVLDKGNDLDWFESNFIVIGSLISVVFIAVFIIWELTDKHPVVNLRLFVHRNFRIGTIVLVLGYAGFFGINLILPQWLQTQMGYTATWAGLAVAPIGLLPVLMSPFVGKYAHTFDLRLLAGLAFLAIGTSCFMRAGFTNEVDFQHIALVQLFMGIGVALFFMPTLSILLSDLPPHQIADGSGLATFLRTLGGSFAASLTTWIWIRRADQHHAYLSESISTYEPATRDALNHLGGANGQSYAQLERMLSSQAYMMSTVDYFTLMGWVFAGLILLVWLAKPPFAAKAGPASAGH
- a CDS encoding HlyD family secretion protein — encoded protein: MAIANTPEPADATQDLNNQRKRKTWLLGLLLLIVVLGAAVWAWHELYGRWNEETDDAYVNGNVVEITPLVTGTVVSIGADDGDLVHEGQVLIEFDPSDAEIGLQAAQADLARAVRRVRGLYSNVDGMKAQVAARQAEQTKAQENYTRRKTLAAGGAISLEELSHARDDLASAQNALINARQQLNTTTALVDDTVVSSHPEVMAAAAQLRQAYLAAARTTLVAPVTGYVAKRTVQLGQRLEPGTATMAVIPLDQLWIDANFKETQLRNMRIGQPVDIVADLYGSEVKYSGTIDSLGAGTGSAFALLPAQNATGNWIKIVQRVPVRIHINAEQLAAHPLRIGLSTQVTVDLHDQSGPVLAQLPPQKASFTTKVYDRQLVEADAMITRLIHDNSAAASKTAVR
- a CDS encoding MarR family winged helix-turn-helix transcriptional regulator yields the protein MPHYTPENFQSCTLGLLLGRAALVKDRILDSHLQAFGVTAAQFKVLIIVAQYGVDTPAELCRYLALDSGSMTRMLDRLEQKDLLLRRRCPDDRRQVRLELSEEGQKLADQLPHIGATAMNELLGVLAPDELASLEGLLTKVLLAAGDTLTALRTAAARPSPSENA